One Streptomyces sp. P9-A2 DNA window includes the following coding sequences:
- a CDS encoding response regulator transcription factor, giving the protein MRVLIVEDEPYMAEAIRDGLRLEAIASDIAGDGDTALELLGVNTYDIAVLDRDVPGPSGDEIAQRIVASGSGMPILMLTAADRLDDKASGFGLGADDYLTKPFELRELVLRLRALDRRRAYARPPVREIAGLRLDPFRREVHRDGHYVALTRKQFAVLEVLVAAEGGVVSAEELLERAWDENADPFTNAVRITVSALRKRLGEPWVIATVPGAGYRIDTQPAAGHEGGDRG; this is encoded by the coding sequence ATGCGAGTGCTGATCGTCGAGGACGAGCCCTATATGGCAGAAGCCATCCGCGATGGTCTGCGCCTGGAAGCGATCGCGTCCGACATCGCCGGTGACGGTGACACCGCTCTGGAACTGCTGGGCGTCAACACCTACGACATCGCCGTCCTCGACCGCGACGTTCCCGGCCCTTCCGGCGACGAGATCGCCCAACGCATCGTCGCCTCCGGCAGCGGCATGCCGATCCTCATGCTCACCGCCGCCGACCGGCTCGACGACAAGGCCTCCGGGTTCGGACTCGGCGCCGACGACTACCTCACCAAGCCGTTCGAGCTCCGGGAACTCGTGCTCAGGCTCAGAGCACTCGACCGCAGGCGCGCGTACGCCCGGCCCCCGGTCCGCGAGATCGCGGGCCTGCGGCTCGATCCGTTCCGCCGCGAAGTCCACCGCGACGGCCACTACGTCGCGCTGACCAGGAAGCAGTTCGCCGTGCTCGAAGTCCTCGTCGCTGCCGAAGGCGGTGTGGTCAGCGCCGAGGAGCTTCTGGAGCGGGCCTGGGACGAGAACGCGGACCCGTTCACCAACGCCGTACGCATCACGGTCTCGGCACTGCGCAAACGGCTCGGTGAACCCTGGGTCATTGCCACGGTGCCCGGCGCCGGGTACCGCATCGACACGCAACCGGCGGCCGGCCACGAGGGAGGAGACCGTGGATAG
- a CDS encoding UvrD-helicase domain-containing protein, which produces MPQLAFDIGFFAELPKLQPPVRKGVLDAWEKFDRLSLDQLFKDPGLKLESLQKPRDKQIRTIRIDLFWRGVVLAPTSGDTFVLLRVMQHDKAIAWARKQKSTINTVTRAVEIRDAATLDEITPAYERVARTSTKARLFEKFSDGDLNALGIDAETLRQARSLVDKEQLEVFAPLLPQDQREVLQYLAEGCTVEEVWQDIVAPALQAATQPVDTQDFETAIRHSRARIALVTASEELRDILEKPFAAWRVFLHPSQRKVAYRASYSGPAQVTGGPGTGKTVVALHRVKHLLGHLRDGDRILLTTYTNALVNALRAGLESLVEDPELRARVDISTVDGFASRVVGEVPDAVALRPLQSNEEESRWAKAAEATGFDGSAQFLAQEYRHVVLAQDIRTLATYEAADRRGRGSRLTAAERPLVWETVERFTADLAADGARTWLQTCAEAAHLLAEKGPRYRHVVIDEAQDLHPAQWRLLRAAAPARPDDLFVAGDPHQRIYDSKVSLKSLGIKVTGRSVKLRKNYRSTQEILRWSTALLIGRPIAQLEDDGRNETLLGYRSALHGDGPAVHAATTEEAELDALVARVRAWLEAGVGAGEIGVSARFKRTGSKAVARLKEAGIPAETLRTTGTAKEPTAVRVGTMHSFKGLEFRCVAVVGVTEEALPFPKAVTSPEVDAQQHETDLMSERCLLFVACTRARDSLYVSWSGKPSPFLTEAGV; this is translated from the coding sequence ATGCCGCAGCTCGCCTTCGACATCGGCTTCTTCGCCGAACTGCCCAAGCTCCAGCCGCCGGTCAGGAAGGGCGTGCTGGACGCCTGGGAGAAGTTCGACCGGCTCAGCCTCGACCAGCTCTTCAAGGATCCGGGGCTGAAACTGGAGAGTCTGCAGAAGCCGCGGGACAAGCAGATCCGGACGATCCGCATCGACCTGTTCTGGCGCGGTGTCGTCCTCGCCCCGACGAGCGGGGACACCTTCGTCCTGCTGCGGGTCATGCAGCACGACAAGGCGATCGCCTGGGCCAGGAAGCAGAAGTCCACGATCAACACGGTGACCCGGGCCGTGGAGATCCGGGACGCGGCCACCCTGGACGAGATCACGCCGGCGTACGAGCGGGTCGCGCGGACCTCGACGAAGGCGCGGCTGTTCGAGAAGTTCTCCGACGGGGACCTGAACGCGCTCGGCATCGACGCCGAGACGCTGCGCCAGGCCCGGTCGCTCGTCGACAAGGAGCAGCTGGAGGTCTTCGCGCCGCTGCTGCCGCAGGACCAGCGTGAAGTGCTCCAGTACCTCGCGGAGGGCTGCACGGTCGAGGAGGTGTGGCAGGACATCGTCGCGCCCGCCCTCCAGGCGGCGACGCAGCCGGTCGACACACAGGACTTCGAGACGGCGATCCGGCACAGCCGGGCGCGGATCGCGCTGGTCACGGCGTCGGAGGAATTGCGGGACATTCTCGAGAAGCCCTTCGCGGCCTGGCGGGTCTTCCTGCACCCCTCCCAGCGCAAGGTGGCCTACCGCGCGTCCTACTCGGGGCCCGCCCAGGTGACGGGCGGGCCGGGGACCGGCAAGACGGTCGTGGCGCTGCACCGGGTCAAGCACCTGCTCGGGCACCTGCGCGACGGGGACCGCATCCTGCTGACGACGTACACCAACGCACTGGTGAACGCTTTGCGCGCGGGCCTGGAGTCCCTGGTAGAGGACCCGGAGCTGCGGGCGCGGGTGGACATCTCGACGGTGGACGGCTTCGCGAGCCGTGTCGTCGGCGAGGTGCCGGACGCGGTGGCGCTGCGGCCGTTGCAGTCCAACGAGGAGGAGAGCCGCTGGGCGAAGGCCGCCGAGGCGACGGGCTTCGACGGCAGCGCGCAGTTCCTCGCCCAGGAGTACCGGCACGTCGTCCTGGCCCAGGACATCCGTACCCTCGCCACGTACGAGGCGGCGGACCGGCGCGGACGCGGGAGCCGGCTCACCGCGGCCGAACGGCCGCTGGTGTGGGAGACGGTGGAACGGTTCACGGCGGACCTCGCCGCGGACGGGGCCCGCACCTGGCTGCAGACGTGCGCCGAGGCGGCGCACCTGCTGGCGGAGAAGGGGCCGCGCTACCGGCACGTGGTGATCGACGAGGCGCAGGACCTGCACCCGGCGCAGTGGCGGCTGCTGCGCGCGGCCGCCCCGGCCCGCCCGGACGACCTGTTCGTCGCCGGGGACCCGCATCAGCGCATCTACGACTCGAAGGTGTCCCTGAAGTCGCTCGGCATCAAGGTGACCGGGCGGTCGGTGAAGCTGCGCAAGAACTACCGCAGTACGCAGGAGATCCTGCGCTGGTCCACCGCGCTGCTCATCGGCCGTCCGATCGCGCAACTGGAGGACGACGGCCGCAACGAGACCCTGCTCGGTTACCGCTCCGCCCTGCACGGCGACGGGCCGGCCGTGCACGCCGCGACGACCGAGGAGGCCGAACTGGACGCGCTGGTCGCGCGGGTGCGGGCGTGGCTGGAGGCGGGGGTCGGGGCCGGGGAGATCGGGGTGAGCGCCCGCTTCAAGCGGACGGGGTCGAAGGCGGTGGCCCGGCTGAAGGAAGCCGGCATCCCGGCCGAGACCCTGCGCACCACCGGCACCGCGAAGGAGCCGACGGCGGTGCGGGTCGGCACCATGCACTCCTTCAAGGGGCTGGAGTTCCGGTGCGTCGCGGTCGTCGGCGTCACCGAGGAGGCCCTGCCGTTCCCGAAGGCGGTCACCTCGCCCGAGGTGGACGCCCAACAGCACGAGACGGACCTGATGTCCGAACGCTGCCTGCTGTTCGTCGCCTGCACTCGGGCCCGCGACAGCCTGTACGTGTCCTGGTCGGGCAAGCCCAGCCCGTTCCTGACGGAAGCGGGCGTGTGA